One genomic region from Solwaraspora sp. WMMD792 encodes:
- a CDS encoding DUF2087 domain-containing protein gives MSAELSPFIREGRLVSLPARQARRRVVLAHIAQACFERDVVYDESTVDERLRRWCDGGAVDHVTVRRYLIEAELMARADGRYCRNALALPYPNSAERYVESMGLS, from the coding sequence ATGAGCGCCGAGTTGAGCCCGTTCATCCGCGAGGGGCGTCTCGTCTCGTTGCCGGCCCGGCAGGCGCGCCGCCGCGTGGTGCTGGCGCACATCGCGCAGGCGTGTTTCGAACGCGACGTGGTCTACGACGAGTCGACGGTCGACGAACGGTTACGCCGCTGGTGTGATGGCGGGGCGGTGGACCACGTCACGGTCCGCCGATACCTGATCGAAGCCGAGCTGATGGCTCGGGCCGACGGCCGGTACTGCCGCAACGCGCTGGCGTTGCCGTACCCGAACAGCGCCGAGCGGTACGTGGAGTCGATGGGCCTGAGCTGA